The Calothrix sp. PCC 7507 DNA segment CTAGGCGGTCTACAAATACGATACCATCAAGATGATCGTACTCGTGTTGAAAAATCCGTGCGACAAAATCCGTTAGTTCTTGTTGTTGCAATTTGCCATTGCGGTCAGTATATTCAATTTCGATCGCCTGATATCTGGGAATTAATCCCCTAACACCAGGAACACTCAAACACCCTTCCCAACCTTTAACAACTTCAGTTGAATGAGCGATAATTTTGGGATTAATCATCGCTGTTGGTTCCATTTCTGGAGCATTGGGATACCTGGCATTAGGACGGGAAGCCACAATAAATAAACGCTTTTTTGCGGCTACTTGAGGTGCAGCAATTCCCACACCATTAGCTTGTGCAACTGTAGTGATTAAATTTTCAATGAGTCTTTGAATTTCCTCATCTTGAATATTCTCAACCAGAGCAGATTTTTCACGTAGTTGGGGATTACCTAATTGAATAATTGGCACTAACTCAGACATGAGATAAACTCCTTTGGGAATTGGGGATTGGGGATTGGGGATTGGGGATTGGGGATTGGGTGACAAAGAATAAATTACCCTTGACTCTTGACTCTTGACTCTTGACTCTTGACTCTTGACTCTTGACTCTTGACAAATAAAAATTAACTTTCCCGTTGTATTGGCAATGGTGCAGGCGTGACTGATATTTGGACGATTTGCCCATTACGTTCTACTTGCATTTGTATAAGATTGCCGATTTTGCTATTTTCCACTAACTTTTGTACTTCTTCAATTTTAGTAACAGGTTCATTATTAATGCTGTGAATCACATCACCAGCTCGTAGTCCACCGATAGATGCTGGTGAGCGGGGGACGATGTTAATTAATAAAACTCCCTTATCTGCTGTAAGATTAATGCGATCGCGTAATTGATTATTGATTCTTTCCCTAATTTCTGGTGTCAGCGTCACCATCTGAATACCCAAATAAGGATGGTCAACTTTGCCTTTAGTAATTAATTCTTGGGCAATCCTTTGTACAGTCTTGATGGGAATCGCAAATCCCAAACCTTGTGCGCCGCGGATAATTGCTGTGTTCATCCCAATCACCTCACCCCGCACATTCAACAGTGGCCCGCCGGAGTTACCGGGGTTAATAGCTGCATCGGTTTGCAGATAGTCAACGCGCTTGTCGCTAGCACCAATATCACTACTAGAGCGGCCTGTAGCACTGATAATCCCCGCAGTTACGGTGTTATTCAGCCCTAAAGGATTGCCGATCGCAATCACTGCCTCTCCTGGCTGTAAGATATCGGAGTTACCTATAGCCAGAGTCGGCAGGTTATTTGCCTCAATCTTGACAATCGCCACATCTGTGACTGGATCTTCACCAAGTACTTTGCCGTTAAAAGTCCTTCCATCTTTGAGTGTAACAGTTACAGTGTCAGCACCATCTACCACATGGGAATTGGTCAAAATTTGACCAGAAGAGTTCATGATAAATCCAGAGCCACTACCCCGCTCTATCCGCTGTCTAGGCCGCGATGGAACATCTTCGTCTCCGAAAAATCGCCGAAAAAATGGATTTTCTAAGTCCTCAGAAGCAGAAGAGACGGTTCTGGCGGAATCAATGCGAACTACAGCATCTCCCACGTTTTGTACTACCGCGACTACAAAGTTAGGATTGCCAGAGGATGCGATAATTGGCGGCGGAACAGTGGCTGAATTGGGGACAGTGGTTTTTTGGACTTGAGCATCACTTGGTTGAGTTTCCACAGTTTTGGTAGGTGACAAAGAGCAACTCCCAAGACATACTACTACACTCACTTCCAGTAGCATCGATATCACATTTTTTACTCCCCACTTTTGTCCCCCTTGTCTCCCACCATCATGCTCTTTGGTCTTCATGTATTTTTACTTCTCCGTGCTAGTCAGTGGATGGTAGGATATTGCCTACCGGATATGTCTCAACATGATTACAACTTAAAAGCTTATTCCAGGTCGAGAGCATCTGAATGCTAAATTGTGTTCGCTTATAT contains these protein-coding regions:
- a CDS encoding HhoA/HhoB/HtrA family serine endopeptidase, producing the protein MKTKEHDGGRQGGQKWGVKNVISMLLEVSVVVCLGSCSLSPTKTVETQPSDAQVQKTTVPNSATVPPPIIASSGNPNFVVAVVQNVGDAVVRIDSARTVSSASEDLENPFFRRFFGDEDVPSRPRQRIERGSGSGFIMNSSGQILTNSHVVDGADTVTVTLKDGRTFNGKVLGEDPVTDVAIVKIEANNLPTLAIGNSDILQPGEAVIAIGNPLGLNNTVTAGIISATGRSSSDIGASDKRVDYLQTDAAINPGNSGGPLLNVRGEVIGMNTAIIRGAQGLGFAIPIKTVQRIAQELITKGKVDHPYLGIQMVTLTPEIRERINNQLRDRINLTADKGVLLINIVPRSPASIGGLRAGDVIHSINNEPVTKIEEVQKLVENSKIGNLIQMQVERNGQIVQISVTPAPLPIQRES
- the def gene encoding peptide deformylase produces the protein MSELVPIIQLGNPQLREKSALVENIQDEEIQRLIENLITTVAQANGVGIAAPQVAAKKRLFIVASRPNARYPNAPEMEPTAMINPKIIAHSTEVVKGWEGCLSVPGVRGLIPRYQAIEIEYTDRNGKLQQQELTDFVARIFQHEYDHLDGIVFVDRLESTLDMITEQEYQQRVVKNA